The proteins below are encoded in one region of Belonocnema kinseyi isolate 2016_QV_RU_SX_M_011 chromosome 1, B_treatae_v1, whole genome shotgun sequence:
- the LOC117180435 gene encoding uncharacterized protein LOC117180435, translated as MINIVQANLNRSRNAHELLTQLTYDEKADLLILSEQYQDRTSTTWFSDKLGTAAIWVTNINKVPAESHGAGEGYVWVKSGKITFVSCYLTPNEPIKDFQTKLDNIEEMLQDTEEEIVIAGDFNAKALEWALEWGMAYMDPRGKKVMEMAARRGLVVLNTGQTTFRRPGQRETIPDISLVTENLVRRAQAWRVMDDYTGSDHLYINFRIQMSLEKERHKATKQEHKWNAAKMDKEKLTSTLIRGQDAVAEMAQEDTGRVVEITMQLKIRDEVDKDPWGLGYKIVTRKLGRLTSVGLRDAGKMENIVGTLFPTH; from the exons ATGATCAACATAGTTCAAGCTAACTTAAACAGAAGTAGAAATGCACACGAACTTCTTACGCAACTCACGTACGACGAGAAGGCCGATTTGCTGATACTCAGTGAGCAGTACCAGGACAGGACGAGCACTACATGGTTCTCGGACAAGTTAGGCACAGCGGCAATATGGGTAACGAACATAAACAAGGTTCCTGCGGAAAGTCATGGAGCAGGGGAAGGATATGTCTGGGTTAAGAGTGGTAAGATCACGTTTGTGAGCTGCTACCTCACCCCCAACGAACCCATCAAAGACTTTCAGACGAAACTTGATAACATCGAAGAGATGCTGCAAGACACCGAAGAGGAGATAGTGATCGCTGGGGACTTCAACGCAAAAGCTTTAGAGTGGG CTTTAGAGTGGGGTATGGCGTATATGGACCCTAGAGGAAAAAAAGTGATGGAAATGGCTGCAAGAAGAGGACTTGTCGTTCTAAATACGGGACAGACCACCTTTAGACGCCCTGGGCAGAGAGAAACCATCCCTGACATATCTCTGGTGACAGAAAATCTTGTCAGAAGGGCCCAAGCTTGGAGAGTCATGGATGACTACACCGGAAGCGACCATTTGTATATTAACTTCCGTATACAAATGTCTCTAGAAAAAGAAAGGCATAAGGCGACCAAACAAGAGCACAAATGGAATGCTGCCAAAATGGATAAGGAAAAGTTGACGTCAACGCTTATCAGGGGGCAAGATGCAGTTGCTGAGATGGCTCAAGAAGACACCGGAAGGGTTGTTGAGATTACGATGCAGCTG AAAATTAGGGATGAAGTGGATAAAGACCCCTGGGGCTTGGGATACAAGATTGTAACTCGCAAACTTGGAAGACTTACCTCAGTAGGACTGCGTGATGccggaaaaatggaaaatattgtagGTACGCTTTTCCCCACACACTAA